A region from the Achromobacter seleniivolatilans genome encodes:
- a CDS encoding LysR family transcriptional regulator: MVRFEDLKIFVAAADQGSFSAAARELDLTPAVASAALKRLELTLDTRLFVRSTRSLRLTSDGERYLEYARSALSTLEAGKNAMARDKTGISGTLSISIPSDLGRHVLLPWLDDFQVQHPRVSFQVRISDRLADLYRQPVDIAVRYGTPNDSALVALPLAEHNRRVVCASPGYLARHGVPQAPGDLRRHNCLSFVLGETLHDRWTFEREGASQTVPVKGDRVGDDGDLVRRWALAGHGVAYKSRYDVLSDLRAGRLVELLADYVSEPSPLYLLCVHRMLLSPAVRRLREFLQERFKQFEAG; encoded by the coding sequence ATGGTCCGGTTCGAAGACTTGAAGATCTTTGTTGCAGCGGCCGATCAGGGCAGCTTTTCTGCCGCCGCACGCGAATTGGATCTGACGCCAGCGGTCGCCAGCGCGGCGCTCAAACGCCTGGAATTGACGCTGGACACGCGCTTGTTCGTGCGCTCCACCCGCAGCTTGCGCCTGACGAGCGATGGCGAGCGTTATCTAGAATACGCCCGGTCTGCGCTGTCTACGCTTGAAGCGGGCAAAAATGCCATGGCACGCGACAAGACTGGCATCTCTGGCACCTTGTCGATATCCATACCGTCTGATCTGGGGCGGCACGTGTTGCTGCCCTGGCTGGATGACTTTCAGGTCCAGCATCCGCGGGTCAGTTTCCAGGTGCGTATCAGCGACCGGTTGGCGGATCTGTACCGCCAGCCCGTCGATATTGCGGTGCGCTACGGCACGCCAAACGATTCGGCTTTGGTGGCCTTGCCCCTGGCCGAGCACAACCGCCGTGTGGTCTGCGCTTCGCCCGGATATCTGGCGCGTCATGGCGTGCCGCAAGCGCCTGGCGATCTGCGCCGCCACAATTGCCTGTCTTTCGTGCTGGGTGAAACCTTGCACGACCGTTGGACGTTCGAGCGCGAGGGCGCCAGTCAGACGGTGCCCGTAAAGGGAGACCGGGTGGGCGATGACGGCGACCTGGTGCGCCGCTGGGCACTGGCGGGGCACGGCGTGGCCTACAAGTCGCGTTATGACGTGTTGTCCGATCTGCGGGCGGGCCGTCTGGTCGAGCTGCTGGCGGACTACGTCAGCGAGCCATCCCCTTTGTATTTGCTCTGCGTGCATCGCATGCTGCTGTCGCCCGCCGTCAGACGGTTGCGAGAGTTTCTGCAAGAACGCTTCAAGCAGTTCGAAGCCGGCTAA
- a CDS encoding ABC transporter permease: MTAATSKPPSKFNTSRFLPLIGPLALFVVWDLVVRLQLVSPVLLPTPSATIVALVKGLAGGPLLWDFLSSLNRTLQAFVIAGVVGVPLGVLLGSNEKAYRSVEFLVDFFRSTPSSALIPLFLMIFGVTDMNKIAIAAFAAVLVILFNSAYGVINARKQRVMAARVMGASRWQIFKDVLIWESLQPTFVGLRSGVSMALVIVIVAEMFIGSDSGLGNRIINAQQVLNVREMYAAILAAGALGYVLNILFLVLEKRMVHWSGR, from the coding sequence ATGACAGCCGCAACAAGCAAGCCGCCATCGAAATTCAACACCTCGCGCTTTCTGCCGCTGATTGGACCGCTGGCGCTGTTCGTGGTCTGGGATCTGGTTGTGCGCCTGCAACTGGTCAGCCCCGTATTGCTGCCCACGCCCAGCGCCACCATCGTGGCGCTTGTAAAAGGATTGGCTGGAGGCCCGCTGCTGTGGGATTTCCTGTCCTCGCTCAATCGCACCTTGCAGGCGTTTGTCATTGCCGGGGTCGTTGGCGTGCCCTTGGGCGTGTTGTTGGGCAGCAATGAAAAGGCCTACCGCAGCGTCGAGTTCCTGGTGGATTTTTTCCGGTCTACGCCCTCCTCTGCGCTGATCCCGCTGTTTCTGATGATTTTCGGCGTGACCGACATGAACAAGATCGCCATCGCGGCCTTTGCCGCCGTGCTGGTGATTCTGTTCAACAGCGCGTATGGCGTGATCAACGCGCGCAAGCAACGCGTGATGGCGGCCCGCGTGATGGGCGCGTCGCGCTGGCAGATCTTTAAAGACGTGTTGATCTGGGAAAGCCTGCAACCCACGTTTGTGGGCCTGCGCAGCGGCGTATCGATGGCGCTGGTCATCGTGATCGTGGCCGAGATGTTCATTGGTTCGGACAGCGGTCTGGGCAATCGCATCATCAATGCGCAGCAGGTGCTGAACGTGCGCGAGATGTACGCAGCGATTCTTGCCGCGGGCGCCTTGGGTTATGTGCTGAACATCCTTTTTCTCGTGCTGGAAAAGCGCATGGTCCATTGGAGCGGCCGATAA
- a CDS encoding ABC transporter substrate-binding protein — protein sequence MINRNAPYAFNATRRRLIQGATLGAAVIAAPALVRAQTGPVIRIGFWPVAAGLPFYAAVEKGYFKEAGLNVEPLKFAGAQQVMEAMLAGRADGSANGTGSANLAIGEIASPGLFKIFASNPSNVKNVLDEFIVAKDSPIKSIADLKGKKVGSGPGIQNATLAKAVLERAGATGATVVELAISQHVAAVAAGQLDACYTLEPTGTVGRLNGTTRVLETGVIAKYVLGDPMAPWFGGSASLTTAFLKKYPEESKKFIAAYARGIELIRTKPAEARPFMKGYTAIEGPMTEEVPLAAYTLYNEFTPSDIAYFQKFFDLFTDKGIFAQKVDVSAMLYKG from the coding sequence ATGATCAACCGCAATGCGCCCTACGCCTTCAACGCCACCCGCCGCCGGCTGATCCAAGGGGCCACTCTGGGCGCCGCGGTAATCGCCGCGCCCGCGCTGGTTCGCGCGCAAACGGGCCCGGTGATCCGTATCGGCTTCTGGCCCGTCGCGGCCGGCCTGCCATTCTATGCAGCGGTAGAAAAGGGTTACTTCAAGGAAGCGGGCCTGAATGTCGAACCGCTGAAGTTCGCGGGCGCGCAGCAAGTCATGGAAGCGATGCTGGCTGGCCGCGCGGATGGCAGCGCCAACGGCACCGGTTCCGCCAACCTGGCCATCGGCGAAATCGCATCGCCCGGCCTCTTTAAGATTTTTGCTTCCAATCCCAGCAACGTCAAAAACGTGCTGGACGAGTTCATCGTCGCAAAAGACAGTCCCATCAAATCTATAGCAGACCTCAAGGGGAAAAAGGTCGGATCTGGACCCGGCATCCAGAACGCCACGCTGGCCAAAGCAGTGCTGGAGCGCGCCGGCGCAACCGGGGCAACCGTGGTCGAGTTGGCAATCAGCCAACACGTCGCCGCGGTTGCCGCCGGCCAGTTAGATGCGTGCTACACGCTTGAACCCACCGGCACGGTGGGCCGTTTGAACGGCACCACTCGCGTGCTGGAAACTGGCGTGATCGCCAAGTACGTGCTGGGTGATCCGATGGCGCCGTGGTTTGGCGGATCGGCATCGCTGACCACCGCCTTCCTGAAAAAATATCCGGAAGAAAGCAAGAAATTCATCGCAGCCTATGCGCGCGGCATCGAACTGATCCGCACCAAACCGGCCGAGGCGCGCCCCTTCATGAAGGGCTACACCGCCATCGAAGGCCCCATGACCGAAGAAGTGCCGCTGGCCGCCTACACGCTCTACAACGAGTTCACGCCCAGCGACATCGCGTACTTCCAGAAATTCTTCGACCTGTTCACCGACAAGGGCATCTTTGCGCAGAAGGTCGACGTGTCCGCCATGCTCTACAAGGGCTGA
- the hpxZ gene encoding oxalurate catabolism protein HpxZ encodes MEINLPDVVAEVTAACKRYETALVNNLVDELDTLFWNSPHTLRYGAGENLYGYDAIRAFRAARSPQGLARRVLRTAITTYGTDFATANLEFQREGSDRTGRQSQTWMRTPEGWRVVSAHVSLMT; translated from the coding sequence ATGGAAATCAATCTGCCCGACGTGGTGGCTGAAGTCACCGCCGCGTGTAAGCGCTATGAAACGGCGCTGGTGAACAATCTGGTCGACGAGCTGGACACCCTGTTCTGGAACAGCCCGCACACGTTGCGATATGGCGCAGGCGAGAATCTGTATGGCTACGACGCCATCCGCGCCTTTCGCGCCGCGCGTTCTCCGCAAGGTTTGGCCCGCCGCGTACTGCGCACTGCCATCACCACATACGGCACCGACTTCGCCACCGCCAACCTGGAATTTCAGCGCGAGGGCAGCGATCGTACTGGGCGTCAGAGCCAGACCTGGATGCGCACGCCCGAAGGCTGGCGCGTGGTGTCCGCGCATGTCAGCCTGATGACATAG
- a CDS encoding GntR family transcriptional regulator — METAFTAIDMPRTLADTAYGALKRDILDFRLAPGDRFTETEIADRLQVSRTPVREALFRLEREGYLEVRQRNGWLVKPLDFNTLDHFYELRSVLEVAAVHALCTPGQSPDPLRALRSLTDIWLVDASARSTDCEWLADLDERFHVDLVGAAGNPEISRVHRAATERIRIVRRLDFTQPDRVDKTYEEHGAILRAVLERDGATAATLLQTHIQDSQEAVRKITLHRLYSTRRAKAA, encoded by the coding sequence ATGGAAACCGCTTTCACCGCCATCGACATGCCGCGCACCCTGGCCGATACGGCCTATGGCGCGCTGAAGCGGGACATTCTGGACTTCCGCCTGGCGCCAGGCGACCGCTTTACCGAAACCGAAATCGCCGACCGCCTGCAAGTCAGCCGCACCCCCGTGCGCGAAGCGTTGTTCCGGCTGGAACGCGAGGGGTATCTGGAAGTGCGTCAGCGCAATGGCTGGCTGGTCAAACCGCTGGACTTCAACACGCTGGACCACTTCTATGAATTGCGCAGCGTGTTGGAAGTGGCCGCCGTGCATGCGCTGTGCACGCCTGGGCAATCACCGGACCCGTTGCGCGCCCTGCGCTCGCTGACGGACATCTGGCTGGTAGATGCCAGCGCGCGCTCGACCGATTGCGAATGGCTGGCTGACCTGGATGAACGCTTTCATGTTGATCTGGTGGGCGCTGCGGGCAACCCAGAGATCTCCCGGGTGCATCGCGCTGCCACCGAACGCATACGTATCGTGCGCCGGCTGGACTTTACGCAGCCAGACCGCGTAGACAAGACCTATGAGGAACATGGCGCAATCTTGCGTGCGGTTCTGGAACGCGATGGCGCCACCGCCGCCACGCTCTTGCAAACGCATATTCAAGACAGCCAGGAGGCGGTGCGCAAGATCACGTTGCACCGCCTGTATTCAACGCGCCGGGCAAAAGCCGCTTAG
- a CDS encoding AtzE family amidohydrolase, producing the protein MSGPAHDIARQVRSGERSATAVLEATLARVRERNPGLNCFTAITEARARQEAAAIDARHARGETLPPLAGVPYAVKNLFDITDEVTLAGARVNAANPPALRDARLITHMREAGAVLVGALNMDEHAYGFTTENTHYGACHNPHDTTRIAGGSSGGSAAAVAGGMVPLTLGSDTNGSIRVPASLCGVFGLKPTFGRLSRTGSFPFVGSLDHLGPFAASASDLAAAYDALQGPDADDAACAQRPAEPVLPGLAGGARKLRVAVLGGYFSEMAGPQARRAVEIAALALGATAIVDLPGATQARAAAFIITAAEGGALHRRKLVTHYDYYEPYSRDRLVAGSLVPAAWVQQAQRIRYRVYREALALFAQYDVLIAPATPVSATPIGTDWLTLAGKQLPARASMGLLTQPISCIGLPVCTAPTWPETDQDGHLPLGVQLIGAPWREADCLSAALALEQAGAARVRPL; encoded by the coding sequence GTGAGCGGCCCCGCACACGACATCGCCCGCCAGGTCCGCAGCGGCGAGCGCAGCGCCACGGCGGTGCTGGAGGCAACGCTGGCACGCGTGCGCGAGCGCAATCCCGGCCTGAATTGCTTTACTGCCATCACGGAGGCCCGTGCGCGTCAGGAAGCCGCGGCCATCGATGCGCGCCACGCACGGGGCGAAACCTTGCCGCCGCTGGCAGGCGTGCCCTATGCCGTCAAGAATCTGTTCGACATTACTGACGAAGTGACATTAGCGGGCGCGCGCGTCAATGCAGCCAACCCGCCAGCGCTGCGCGACGCTCGGTTGATCACGCACATGCGCGAAGCTGGCGCGGTGCTGGTGGGCGCGCTGAACATGGACGAGCACGCCTACGGCTTCACCACAGAAAACACGCATTACGGCGCTTGCCACAACCCGCATGACACGACCCGCATTGCGGGCGGCTCGTCGGGCGGCAGCGCCGCTGCGGTTGCCGGCGGAATGGTGCCGCTGACGCTGGGTTCCGACACCAACGGATCGATCCGCGTGCCCGCATCGCTATGCGGCGTGTTCGGCTTGAAGCCCACCTTCGGGCGCCTGTCCCGCACCGGCTCATTCCCCTTCGTTGGCAGTCTGGATCATCTTGGTCCGTTCGCCGCCAGCGCCAGCGATCTGGCTGCGGCGTACGACGCCTTGCAAGGCCCCGACGCGGATGATGCCGCTTGCGCGCAGCGGCCCGCGGAACCCGTGCTGCCGGGCTTGGCTGGCGGCGCACGAAAACTTCGCGTGGCGGTGCTGGGCGGCTATTTCTCTGAGATGGCGGGGCCGCAAGCCCGCCGCGCCGTCGAGATTGCGGCGCTCGCGCTGGGCGCCACCGCCATCGTGGACTTGCCTGGCGCGACGCAGGCGCGGGCTGCTGCCTTCATCATCACGGCGGCTGAAGGCGGCGCGTTGCACAGGCGCAAACTGGTCACGCATTACGACTACTACGAGCCCTATTCGCGCGATCGCCTTGTTGCAGGCAGCCTGGTGCCCGCAGCGTGGGTGCAGCAGGCGCAACGCATCCGGTATCGCGTTTACCGCGAGGCGCTGGCGCTGTTTGCCCAGTACGACGTGCTGATCGCGCCCGCCACGCCCGTATCCGCCACTCCTATCGGCACAGACTGGCTGACGCTGGCGGGCAAACAACTGCCAGCGCGCGCCAGCATGGGTCTGTTAACGCAACCGATCTCCTGCATTGGCCTGCCGGTGTGCACCGCCCCTACCTGGCCGGAGACCGATCAGGACGGCCACCTGCCGCTAGGCGTGCAACTGATAGGCGCGCCGTGGCGCGAAGCAGACTGTCTGAGCGCGGCGTTGGCATTGGAACAGGCCGGCGCGGCACGTGTACGTCCCCTTTGA
- a CDS encoding antibiotic biosynthesis monooxygenase yields the protein MSSSAVSAPVTMLVTRHITPERYSDFLSWMRQGEILAAGFPGFLGSGVLQPPEGGDQYQIVLRFSDEASLNRWEKSLPRRMWLERGANLVRASHEHRVSGTDSWFAPKAASAPPRWKQAVSIWLAYFPVLLVFSMLVSEHLIALPVFWRVLITSVTLTPIMVFVCIPVITRVLHRWLRAG from the coding sequence ATGTCCAGTTCCGCTGTTTCTGCCCCGGTCACCATGCTGGTCACCCGGCACATTACCCCCGAACGCTATAGCGATTTTCTGTCCTGGATGCGCCAGGGCGAAATCCTGGCGGCAGGTTTTCCGGGGTTTCTGGGGTCGGGCGTGTTGCAGCCGCCCGAGGGCGGGGACCAGTATCAAATCGTGCTCCGTTTTAGCGACGAAGCCAGCCTGAATCGTTGGGAAAAATCGCTGCCGCGCCGCATGTGGCTCGAGCGCGGCGCAAACCTGGTGCGCGCCAGTCATGAGCATCGCGTCAGCGGTACGGACAGCTGGTTTGCGCCCAAGGCCGCCAGCGCGCCGCCGCGCTGGAAGCAGGCGGTCAGTATTTGGCTGGCCTACTTTCCGGTCTTGCTGGTGTTTTCGATGCTGGTCAGCGAACACTTGATTGCCCTGCCCGTATTCTGGCGCGTCTTGATCACCAGCGTCACCCTGACGCCCATCATGGTGTTTGTCTGCATTCCGGTCATCACGCGCGTGTTGCATCGCTGGTTGCGCGCTGGTTGA
- a CDS encoding ABC transporter ATP-binding protein, whose amino-acid sequence MSTVINPIIEPGPAVAPFAPGPLGTHITIRGLTKYFAGWPLYEDFNLDIPKGKIVSVFGPNGCGKSTLINMIAGLIPIDAGEILFDGKSLAQTKIGYVFQNYREAMFPWLRTIDNIAYPLRLEGRSKAEVDARVQELVASFDVKFDLNRYPYELSGGQQQTASIMRALAPGPEVLFLDEPFSALDFEMTLFIREKLQEVFLQTGTTMLLVSHDLEEAVYLADQILLLTKRPTRVAEILDYGDARPRTVDTLSEPSFIQMKKLSLEIFQREVRK is encoded by the coding sequence ATGTCCACCGTTATCAACCCCATCATCGAGCCCGGCCCGGCCGTCGCCCCATTTGCACCCGGCCCGCTGGGCACGCACATCACGATACGCGGGCTGACCAAGTATTTTGCGGGCTGGCCCCTGTATGAAGACTTCAACCTGGACATACCCAAAGGCAAGATTGTCTCGGTGTTTGGCCCGAACGGTTGCGGAAAATCTACCCTGATCAACATGATCGCGGGCCTGATTCCCATCGACGCTGGCGAAATTCTTTTCGATGGCAAATCGCTGGCGCAAACCAAAATCGGTTATGTGTTCCAGAACTATCGCGAAGCCATGTTTCCGTGGCTGCGCACGATCGACAATATCGCCTACCCGCTGCGTCTGGAAGGCCGCAGCAAGGCCGAAGTGGATGCGCGCGTTCAAGAGCTGGTGGCGTCGTTTGACGTCAAGTTCGACTTGAACCGCTATCCCTACGAGCTCTCGGGCGGGCAGCAGCAGACCGCGTCCATCATGCGTGCGCTGGCGCCCGGACCTGAAGTGCTGTTCCTGGACGAGCCATTTTCAGCGCTGGACTTCGAGATGACGCTGTTCATCCGCGAAAAGCTGCAAGAGGTCTTCTTGCAGACGGGCACCACCATGCTGCTGGTGTCGCATGATCTGGAAGAAGCCGTGTATCTGGCCGACCAGATCCTGCTCTTGACCAAGCGCCCCACCCGCGTCGCCGAGATTCTGGATTACGGCGATGCGCGCCCCCGCACGGTGGACACCTTGTCCGAACCCAGCTTCATTCAAATGAAGAAACTCAGCCTGGAAATCTTCCAGCGAGAAGTGCGTAAATAA
- a CDS encoding DUF4089 domain-containing protein, with protein MTQETIDQYVRSALALSGYALREATTAEVVQQFSRIHDIAASFVDEPLPVELESALVFRP; from the coding sequence ATGACCCAGGAAACCATCGATCAATATGTGCGCAGCGCATTGGCGCTGTCGGGCTACGCGCTGCGCGAGGCCACTACAGCAGAGGTCGTGCAGCAGTTCTCGCGCATTCACGACATTGCGGCAAGCTTCGTTGATGAGCCGCTGCCGGTAGAGCTGGAATCGGCCTTGGTGTTTCGTCCGTGA
- a CDS encoding NADPH-dependent FMN reductase, producing the protein MSTYKIAVFVGSLRAASINLRLARALEKLVPADFKFEYVSLGDIPLYNQDNENNLPPPAAKLKQQIADAQGILFVSPEHNRSVPTAIKNAIDWGSRPWGQNSWTGKAVGIVGASPSAAGTALMQQHLRNILAAEGANSLTTPEVFLQYTDGLVDDQFNITNEGTRKFLQGWIDRYVDWVKKLNT; encoded by the coding sequence ATGAGCACATACAAGATTGCGGTTTTCGTCGGAAGCCTGCGCGCCGCGTCGATCAATTTGCGTCTGGCGCGTGCCTTGGAAAAACTGGTTCCCGCGGACTTCAAGTTCGAATATGTGAGCCTGGGCGACATCCCGCTGTACAACCAGGACAACGAAAACAACCTGCCCCCGCCTGCCGCCAAGCTCAAGCAGCAGATCGCCGATGCCCAAGGCATTTTGTTTGTCTCGCCCGAGCACAACCGCTCGGTGCCCACGGCTATCAAGAATGCGATCGACTGGGGCTCGCGCCCTTGGGGCCAGAACTCGTGGACGGGCAAGGCCGTAGGCATCGTCGGCGCGTCTCCGAGCGCCGCTGGCACCGCGCTGATGCAACAGCACTTGCGCAATATTCTCGCCGCCGAGGGCGCCAATTCCCTGACCACGCCCGAAGTCTTCCTGCAATACACGGATGGCCTGGTTGATGATCAGTTCAACATCACGAACGAAGGCACGCGCAAGTTCCTGCAAGGCTGGATCGACCGTTATGTGGACTGGGTCAAAAAGCTGAACACCTGA
- a CDS encoding SDR family NAD(P)-dependent oxidoreductase, whose amino-acid sequence MKIELHGKKALVTGSSGGIGLAIALGLAEAGAQVVLHGRNADKLARAAATITQKFPDAQVSTVQADLATADGAASVSAAHPDVDILVNNAGFFAPKSFTEITDDDWQNMLNTNVMSGIRLSRYYLPRMMAANWGRVIFISSESGVQIPAEMIHYGVSKTALLGVSRGLAELTAGTGVTVNAVLPGPTRSEGVADFFAEMAKEQGVSQAQMEQDFVAQHRPTSLLRRLATVEEVANMVVYTCSTQASATNGAALRVDGGVVRSIL is encoded by the coding sequence ATGAAAATCGAACTACACGGCAAGAAGGCCCTCGTCACCGGATCATCCGGCGGCATTGGATTAGCCATCGCTTTAGGACTGGCTGAAGCTGGCGCGCAAGTCGTTCTGCATGGCCGCAACGCCGATAAGCTGGCCCGAGCCGCGGCCACCATCACTCAGAAATTTCCCGACGCGCAGGTCAGTACCGTGCAGGCGGACCTGGCTACAGCGGATGGCGCCGCATCGGTCAGCGCCGCTCATCCTGACGTGGATATCCTGGTCAATAACGCTGGCTTTTTCGCGCCTAAATCGTTCACCGAAATCACGGACGATGACTGGCAAAACATGTTGAACACGAATGTCATGAGCGGCATCCGCCTGTCGCGCTATTACCTGCCGCGCATGATGGCCGCCAACTGGGGCCGCGTAATCTTTATTTCCAGCGAATCCGGAGTGCAGATTCCTGCCGAAATGATCCACTACGGCGTCAGCAAAACCGCGCTGCTGGGCGTTTCGCGCGGCTTGGCCGAATTGACCGCCGGCACGGGCGTCACCGTCAACGCCGTGCTGCCCGGCCCTACCCGCTCTGAAGGCGTGGCCGATTTCTTCGCCGAGATGGCCAAGGAACAAGGCGTATCGCAAGCCCAGATGGAACAAGACTTTGTTGCCCAGCACCGCCCGACGTCGCTGCTGCGCCGGCTGGCCACGGTGGAAGAAGTGGCCAATATGGTTGTCTACACCTGCTCCACACAAGCCTCGGCCACCAACGGTGCCGCGTTGCGTGTCGATGGCGGCGTCGTCCGCTCCATTCTTTGA
- a CDS encoding aldose epimerase family protein — MPDLPFAQGVDATERVTIASGAHRAEFAPGGGGRLTRLSTGAHDWIVPLTATEWPAGKWPRAGSYPLTPYSNRIRDGVFTFNGARHVLQSVPGRPHAIHGAGLYLPWQVRNLTEDSVDLVLNQPAGVLGWPWPFECVQRYRLDARGLNLSLAIINHGDTPMPFGLGIHPYFTAERVTLNARRVWPADADGLPTGSKVKHVRELRQSAEGCDTYLSQWAGRATLHWPDGHELALHADPAFAHVVVYTAPGADFLCVEPVTNLADAFNLAASGDTRTGMQVLDPGSRFSATALLGLTLARGTRG; from the coding sequence ATGCCGGATTTACCTTTTGCCCAGGGTGTTGACGCGACCGAGCGCGTAACGATCGCCAGCGGCGCGCACCGGGCCGAATTCGCGCCGGGTGGCGGCGGGCGCTTGACCCGCTTGTCCACCGGCGCGCATGACTGGATTGTGCCGTTGACCGCCACAGAATGGCCGGCCGGCAAGTGGCCGCGCGCCGGGTCCTATCCCTTGACGCCGTATTCCAACCGCATCCGGGACGGGGTGTTTACGTTCAATGGCGCCCGCCATGTCCTGCAATCTGTGCCGGGCCGGCCGCATGCGATTCATGGCGCGGGGCTGTATCTACCTTGGCAGGTGCGCAACCTGACCGAAGACAGCGTTGATCTGGTGCTGAATCAGCCTGCTGGCGTGCTGGGCTGGCCGTGGCCGTTTGAATGCGTGCAGCGCTATCGGCTGGATGCGCGCGGGCTTAACCTGAGCCTGGCGATCATCAATCATGGCGATACGCCCATGCCCTTCGGTTTGGGGATTCATCCTTACTTCACGGCAGAACGGGTCACCTTGAATGCGCGCCGTGTGTGGCCCGCTGATGCGGACGGGCTGCCTACGGGCAGCAAGGTCAAGCATGTGCGTGAGCTACGCCAGTCGGCCGAAGGTTGCGACACCTACCTGTCGCAATGGGCGGGGCGCGCCACCTTGCATTGGCCAGACGGCCACGAACTGGCGCTGCATGCAGACCCGGCGTTTGCGCATGTGGTGGTCTACACCGCGCCGGGCGCGGATTTTCTATGCGTTGAACCGGTGACCAATTTGGCGGATGCCTTCAATCTGGCGGCCTCGGGAGACACGCGCACCGGCATGCAGGTGCTGGACCCGGGCTCGCGCTTTAGCGCCACTGCGTTGCTGGGCTTGACGCTAGCGCGCGGCACGCGCGGCTGA
- a CDS encoding dodecin, producing the protein MSNHVYKQIELVGSSTKSTDDAISKAIERASETLRNLDWFEVTEVRGHIKNGKVAHWQVGLKIGMRLEGNE; encoded by the coding sequence ATGTCGAATCACGTTTATAAGCAGATCGAATTGGTGGGCTCTTCCACCAAGTCCACCGATGATGCTATTTCCAAAGCTATAGAACGCGCATCCGAGACCTTGCGCAATCTTGATTGGTTCGAAGTCACCGAGGTGCGCGGCCACATCAAGAATGGCAAGGTGGCGCATTGGCAGGTCGGTTTGAAGATCGGTATGCGCCTGGAAGGCAACGAGTAA
- a CDS encoding zinc-binding alcohol dehydrogenase family protein, with protein sequence MKAIAYFKNLPSSDAESLQDITVAEPVPGDHDLLVDVHAISVNPVDVKIRANRPAKEGKPEIIGWDAAGVVRAAGAKTSLFKPGDRVWYAGALTRPGANSERHVVDERIVGHMPKSLDFAQAAALPLTTITAWELLFDRLRVLDNAAPSQRSLLVIGAAGGVGSILVQLARQLTGLTVIGTASRPETQAWVRELGAHHVIDHSKPLTEELKRIGFDQVSYIAGLNQTDKHFPQMAEAIAPQGKIALIDDPSAIDVRLLKGKSASLHWEFMFARPLHNTPDMIAQHELLNQAARLIDRGTLRTTLGEHYGKINAENLRRAHAFLESGKAQGKVVLEGF encoded by the coding sequence ATGAAAGCTATTGCCTACTTCAAGAATCTGCCGTCCTCCGACGCCGAATCTTTGCAGGACATCACGGTCGCCGAGCCGGTGCCCGGCGATCACGACCTGCTGGTCGATGTGCACGCCATCTCGGTCAATCCGGTGGACGTGAAGATCCGCGCCAACCGCCCCGCTAAAGAGGGCAAGCCGGAGATCATTGGCTGGGACGCTGCCGGAGTGGTCCGCGCCGCAGGCGCCAAGACCAGCCTGTTCAAGCCCGGCGACCGCGTCTGGTACGCAGGCGCGTTGACTCGCCCCGGCGCCAACAGCGAGCGGCATGTGGTGGACGAGCGCATCGTCGGCCATATGCCGAAAAGCCTGGACTTCGCCCAGGCTGCGGCGCTGCCACTGACCACCATCACCGCCTGGGAACTCCTGTTTGACCGCCTGCGCGTGCTGGACAACGCTGCGCCCAGCCAGCGCAGTTTGCTGGTCATCGGCGCGGCCGGCGGCGTGGGTTCCATTCTGGTGCAATTGGCCCGCCAACTGACCGGATTGACCGTAATCGGAACCGCCTCACGCCCTGAAACGCAGGCCTGGGTGCGCGAGCTGGGCGCCCATCACGTGATTGACCACAGCAAACCTTTGACCGAAGAGCTCAAACGTATCGGCTTTGATCAGGTCAGCTACATTGCCGGCCTGAACCAGACCGACAAGCACTTCCCGCAAATGGCCGAAGCGATCGCCCCGCAAGGAAAAATTGCGTTGATCGACGACCCATCTGCCATCGACGTGCGCCTGCTGAAAGGCAAGTCGGCATCTTTGCACTGGGAATTCATGTTTGCCCGCCCGCTGCACAACACGCCCGACATGATCGCCCAGCACGAATTGCTGAACCAGGCTGCCCGCCTGATAGACCGCGGCACGCTGCGCACGACTCTGGGAGAGCACTACGGCAAGATCAACGCCGAAAACCTGCGCCGTGCGCACGCCTTCCTTGAAAGTGGCAAGGCGCAGGGCAAGGTGGTGCTGGAAGGCTTCTGA